From the genome of Flavobacterium ovatum, one region includes:
- a CDS encoding glycoside hydrolase family 2 TIM barrel-domain containing protein: MSKFILNTIKQSVIGAFLLVTSVAMAQKSPTVKLNFNHDWKFSKINTKTNSDEALTKADFNDASWEKVSLPHTANIEPLVVNDQWQGICWYRKQFEVPAQYNDKKVIIELEGAMNHAQVWINGKLAADHLGGYMPVVIDATSFVKVGQNNTIAVKLDNTDNVVSGPKPLKILDFNMYGGLYRGTSITYKEKVYISHPLLANKIAGGGIFITFPEVSTAVSTVAIKTDLVNETNASQNIECVQTVFYKGKKVAENKSVSNAVASNKSVETNALIRINNAKLWSPAEPNLYQLETKVLVNGQLKDVETTTFGIRSIEFKDNLLYVNGEKTFLRGVNRHQEYPFVGYALSDNAQYRDAKKIKDAGFNCIRLSHYPQSPAFLAACDELGIFVVDAILGWQYYADTDAFRNFCYTAATDLIRRDRNHPSVVSWEVSLNETKMPIFFMKELDRRVHEEYPGSQAFSCGWMPEVYDIYFQSRQHRILHGDENHTNKPYFVSEYGDWEYYSSNGGLNQDKMPKGMRLEKSSRHLRAEGEKALLQQAYNLQESHNDNLEKGVMGDGYWVMYDYNRGYHDEIESSGIMDIFRLPKFGFDFYASQRNPNEKVELKIASYWNTDSDLNVKVFSNCDQVELFLNGQSLGLQKPDVNKNTTKISHAPFTFKIPSFQAGELKAVGYISKKQVAKAFVKTPETAQKLKIWIDESGKKPQANVNDVVFVYIAAVDKNGTVVPTFEDKINFSIKGDAQLMNVGEIKAEAGIATALVRIGSKNGKVTFEGVSANLKGKSCLKPIK; the protein is encoded by the coding sequence ATGAGTAAGTTTATTTTAAATACTATAAAACAGTCGGTAATAGGTGCTTTCCTATTGGTAACTAGTGTTGCAATGGCACAAAAATCGCCAACCGTAAAATTGAATTTCAATCACGATTGGAAATTTTCAAAAATTAATACAAAGACCAATTCCGATGAAGCTTTAACAAAAGCAGATTTCAATGATGCGAGTTGGGAAAAAGTGAGTTTGCCACATACGGCAAATATCGAACCCTTGGTAGTAAATGACCAGTGGCAAGGGATTTGTTGGTACAGAAAACAATTTGAAGTGCCCGCACAATACAATGATAAAAAAGTAATCATTGAGCTGGAAGGTGCCATGAATCATGCGCAAGTTTGGATCAATGGAAAATTGGCAGCAGATCATTTAGGTGGGTATATGCCAGTGGTTATAGATGCGACTTCATTTGTAAAAGTGGGTCAAAATAATACTATTGCTGTAAAACTAGATAATACAGACAATGTAGTTTCTGGGCCAAAACCATTAAAAATATTAGACTTTAATATGTACGGTGGTTTGTATCGTGGTACTTCGATCACTTATAAAGAGAAAGTATATATCTCGCATCCATTATTGGCTAATAAAATTGCAGGGGGAGGTATATTTATCACTTTTCCTGAAGTTTCTACTGCCGTAAGTACTGTAGCTATAAAAACTGATTTGGTGAATGAAACCAATGCTTCACAAAATATTGAATGCGTGCAAACCGTTTTTTATAAAGGAAAAAAAGTTGCAGAAAATAAATCTGTTAGCAATGCTGTAGCTTCAAATAAATCGGTAGAAACGAATGCTTTGATTCGCATTAACAATGCTAAATTATGGTCTCCAGCGGAACCCAATTTATACCAGTTAGAAACAAAAGTTTTGGTAAACGGGCAGTTGAAAGATGTTGAGACAACCACCTTCGGAATTCGTTCTATAGAATTTAAGGACAACCTACTTTATGTAAATGGCGAAAAAACCTTTTTAAGAGGAGTGAACCGTCATCAAGAATATCCATTTGTGGGCTATGCTTTATCTGATAATGCACAATATCGTGATGCAAAAAAGATTAAGGATGCAGGTTTTAATTGTATTCGTTTGTCACATTACCCACAATCACCTGCCTTTTTAGCAGCTTGTGATGAGTTAGGAATCTTTGTTGTTGATGCTATTCTAGGATGGCAATATTATGCAGATACAGATGCTTTTAGAAATTTCTGTTATACTGCAGCTACCGATTTAATTCGAAGAGACCGCAACCATCCATCGGTTGTTTCTTGGGAAGTTTCATTGAACGAAACTAAAATGCCAATTTTCTTCATGAAAGAATTAGATAGAAGAGTACATGAGGAATATCCAGGAAGTCAAGCTTTTTCATGCGGATGGATGCCAGAAGTATATGATATTTATTTTCAATCGAGACAACACCGTATTTTGCACGGTGATGAAAATCATACTAACAAACCTTATTTTGTTTCAGAATACGGAGATTGGGAGTATTATTCGTCCAATGGAGGATTGAATCAAGACAAAATGCCAAAAGGAATGCGTCTTGAAAAATCTAGCCGTCACTTAAGAGCAGAAGGCGAAAAAGCATTGTTGCAACAAGCCTATAATCTTCAAGAATCGCATAATGACAATTTAGAAAAAGGCGTGATGGGCGATGGATACTGGGTAATGTATGATTACAACCGTGGGTACCATGATGAAATTGAGTCTTCGGGAATTATGGATATCTTTAGATTGCCAAAATTTGGATTTGATTTTTATGCAAGTCAAAGAAATCCAAATGAAAAAGTAGAATTGAAAATCGCTAGTTACTGGAATACCGATTCTGATTTGAATGTAAAGGTTTTTAGCAATTGCGATCAAGTCGAATTGTTCTTAAATGGGCAAAGCCTTGGTTTGCAAAAGCCAGATGTAAATAAGAATACAACCAAAATCAGTCACGCACCGTTTACGTTTAAAATTCCATCTTTTCAAGCAGGCGAGTTGAAGGCTGTAGGTTATATCAGTAAGAAACAAGTAGCGAAAGCATTTGTGAAAACGCCAGAAACGGCTCAAAAATTAAAAATTTGGATAGACGAAAGCGGAAAAAAACCACAAGCTAATGTAAATGATGTTGTTTTTGTGTACATCGCTGCAGTAGATAAAAATGGAACTGTGGTTCCTACTTTCGAAGATAAAATCAATTTTTCTATTAAAGGTGATGCTCAGTTAATGAACGTTGGGGAAATAAAAGCTGAGGCAGGAATTGCAACTGCTTTGGTGAGAATTGGTTCCAAAAACGGAAAGGTAACCTTTGAAGGAGTGAGTGCTAACTTAAAAGGAAAGTCCTGTTTAAAGCCTATAAAGTAG
- a CDS encoding sulfatase: MMNLRKTIALAVVSLLTVSAIAQKEIKRPNIIWLMAEDMSIDLECYGMEAVKTPNLNKMAAEGVRYDNCFVTNPICSPSRSSMMVGTHQLKINAQHHRSNREVPLDSRYKPFTALLRDAGYTTILGHHAVMGLGRKTDMNFKSEQIGPWDGKTQFGLFDKYDTFENDGKPFFAQIQLLASHRGDWWNEVRAKSKHPVDPAKVKLPSYLADEPAIRLDWAKYLDQIEFLDNEVGMIFKELEAKGLADNTIVIFIGDNGRCNIKGKGYLEDPGLRIPFIIHYPKNYTGPHVSKEIVSSVDITATVLDLAGVKVPSFMTGKSILEKGFKNDYVYAARDLWDEILEKSRAITSDKWKYIRNDKPEIPYDAHQAYLEFYRPAVHIMRKLNEEGKLNEVQKQFFAPTKPVEELYNLEKDPEELHNLAFDSKYTKVLKKLRKKTLWYDKKMKPVSDVYEPEEADAVQVLEWVKKDKPELYQQMQNGVEIGLKTITKEYRSANKQTKKTKKSDE, translated from the coding sequence ATGATGAATTTAAGAAAAACAATAGCTCTTGCAGTCGTGTCTTTATTGACGGTGTCTGCTATAGCCCAGAAAGAGATTAAAAGACCCAACATTATTTGGCTTATGGCCGAGGACATGAGTATAGATTTGGAATGTTACGGTATGGAAGCTGTAAAAACACCAAACCTTAATAAAATGGCTGCCGAAGGAGTCCGTTATGATAATTGTTTTGTAACCAATCCTATTTGTTCGCCAAGTCGGTCGTCAATGATGGTAGGAACGCACCAGCTAAAAATAAATGCACAACACCACCGTAGCAATCGTGAAGTTCCTTTGGATTCAAGATACAAACCCTTTACCGCATTGTTGCGTGATGCAGGATATACCACGATTTTGGGACATCATGCTGTGATGGGATTAGGTCGTAAAACAGACATGAATTTCAAATCGGAACAAATTGGTCCCTGGGATGGAAAAACGCAATTCGGTTTATTCGATAAATACGATACTTTCGAAAATGACGGAAAACCATTTTTTGCCCAAATCCAGTTGCTTGCCAGCCATAGAGGAGATTGGTGGAATGAAGTAAGAGCCAAATCGAAACATCCTGTAGATCCAGCCAAAGTGAAATTGCCATCGTATCTAGCAGACGAACCAGCGATACGTTTGGACTGGGCTAAATATTTGGATCAAATCGAATTTCTTGATAATGAAGTCGGAATGATTTTTAAAGAATTAGAAGCTAAAGGATTGGCAGATAATACCATCGTTATTTTTATTGGAGACAATGGTAGATGCAACATTAAAGGAAAAGGATATCTGGAAGATCCAGGATTACGTATTCCGTTTATAATTCACTATCCTAAAAATTACACAGGACCGCATGTGAGTAAAGAGATTGTTTCATCAGTAGATATTACGGCAACAGTTTTAGATTTAGCAGGTGTAAAAGTACCCTCTTTTATGACTGGAAAATCAATCTTGGAAAAAGGATTTAAAAATGATTATGTGTATGCAGCCCGTGATTTATGGGACGAAATTCTAGAGAAATCTAGAGCGATAACTTCTGATAAATGGAAATACATTCGAAACGACAAACCTGAAATCCCCTATGATGCACATCAAGCGTATCTAGAGTTTTACAGACCCGCAGTGCATATCATGCGGAAGTTAAACGAAGAAGGAAAATTGAATGAAGTTCAAAAACAATTCTTTGCACCAACTAAACCTGTTGAGGAATTGTACAATTTAGAAAAAGATCCAGAGGAGTTGCACAATTTAGCTTTCGATTCAAAATATACTAAAGTTCTAAAGAAGTTACGTAAAAAAACACTTTGGTACGATAAAAAAATGAAACCTGTAAGTGATGTTTACGAACCAGAAGAAGCAGATGCAGTTCAAGTTTTAGAATGGGTTAAAAAAGATAAACCAGAGTTATACCAACAAATGCAAAATGGTGTAGAAATTGGTTTAAAAACAATAACTAAAGAATATAGATCAGCCAATAAACAAACAAAAAAAACCAAAAAGTCAGATGAGTAA
- a CDS encoding sulfatase produces MKKSIVALVFLMALQTSFGQKKPNVVLFFVDDLGWADVGYRNAKFHTPNIDQLRKDGMDFSRAYIATPTCSPSRASILTGREPVRFQMVRHVDDGNGIDFDDKGNSINDFSLWPNDPVQMPSINMLPLKEITYAERLKELGYYNFFLGKWHLGDARYFPTKQGFDEEYGVCNYGHPKNYYPPFFKDVNPLASFDKSDLYLETVLANKAIDFISNYKNDKPFMLSYFHYDVHGPQIGRKDWVEQYKKEGLKGKDAEYAAMISAVDESVGRVRKALIEKGIADNTVIIFTSDQGGFFSNAPLSGGKTGGNTLGEGGARVPFLMYYPGVTKANTSSAIPIQTTDVFPTLVDIAGGKVCKDKQVNGKSLLPIVKGEKFKEDRSLYFFRSYEDQYAAVIAGDWKLVKYHSGKFQLFNIKNDMSEQKDLITIELKQADKLKKDIAKWEKKAVPAFNKK; encoded by the coding sequence ATGAAAAAATCAATTGTTGCTTTAGTGTTTTTGATGGCATTGCAAACCAGTTTTGGACAAAAGAAACCAAATGTAGTCCTCTTTTTTGTGGATGACTTAGGCTGGGCAGATGTTGGATATCGCAATGCAAAATTCCACACACCCAATATTGATCAATTGCGAAAAGACGGAATGGATTTTAGTCGTGCTTATATCGCTACGCCCACTTGTAGTCCTAGTAGAGCATCTATTTTGACAGGTAGAGAACCAGTACGTTTCCAGATGGTAAGACATGTTGATGATGGTAACGGAATTGATTTTGACGACAAAGGGAATTCTATAAATGATTTTAGTCTATGGCCTAATGATCCTGTGCAAATGCCATCGATTAATATGTTGCCACTTAAGGAAATCACTTATGCCGAAAGGTTGAAAGAATTAGGGTATTACAACTTTTTCTTAGGGAAATGGCATTTAGGTGACGCTAGATATTTTCCAACTAAACAAGGATTTGATGAAGAGTATGGTGTTTGTAATTATGGACACCCAAAGAATTATTATCCACCATTTTTCAAAGATGTAAATCCGCTTGCTAGTTTTGATAAAAGCGATTTGTATTTAGAAACAGTTTTGGCTAATAAAGCAATAGATTTTATTTCGAACTATAAAAATGACAAACCATTTATGCTATCGTACTTTCACTATGATGTGCATGGGCCACAAATTGGTAGAAAAGACTGGGTGGAACAATATAAAAAAGAAGGTTTAAAAGGAAAAGATGCTGAATATGCTGCAATGATTTCTGCAGTTGATGAATCAGTAGGGAGAGTTAGGAAAGCACTTATTGAAAAAGGAATTGCAGACAATACAGTAATTATTTTCACATCAGATCAAGGTGGGTTTTTTAGCAATGCTCCTTTGAGCGGTGGAAAAACGGGTGGGAATACTCTAGGTGAAGGTGGAGCAAGGGTTCCATTTTTAATGTATTATCCTGGAGTAACCAAAGCCAATACGAGTTCTGCTATTCCAATTCAAACGACAGATGTTTTTCCAACTTTAGTGGATATCGCTGGAGGAAAAGTGTGTAAAGACAAACAGGTAAACGGTAAAAGTTTGTTGCCAATTGTAAAAGGCGAAAAATTTAAAGAGGATAGAAGCTTGTATTTCTTCCGTAGTTATGAGGATCAATATGCTGCCGTTATTGCAGGAGACTGGAAATTGGTTAAATACCATAGTGGTAAATTTCAATTGTTCAATATCAAAAATGATATGTCAGAACAAAAAGATTTGATTACTATCGAATTAAAACAAGCTGACAAATTGAAAAAAGATATAGCAAAATGGGAGAAAAAAGCGGTTCCTGCTTTCAATAAAAAATAA
- a CDS encoding sialate O-acetylesterase: protein MKKTHQFLVILVLLFSFGNAKAQVAKETISIVLLAGQSNMAGAGDFTALDAAVKERLYKVKDRVQISNAGKTPTPLSFYLSKGHKTKYGFEEAFGPELMIGTVLAEKFPKEKFLLIKTAQGGTALYGAWNPDWTAEKTDEVEAEGFKRDLKLYANFIDDVKQNIKRIESQGNTYKIIGMGWMQGENDAAKEVSALSYETNLVNLINRVRTDLNVKDMPFVLGQINSHYGNFPAGPETVRTAQLNSNKLLKKVVTIKTIADKPFDDYPKHSDNVHYNAEGQYRLGNAFAEALLKLQ from the coding sequence ATGAAAAAAACGCATCAATTTTTGGTAATTCTTGTTTTGCTTTTCAGTTTTGGAAATGCAAAAGCGCAAGTTGCAAAAGAGACTATAAGCATAGTGTTGCTTGCAGGACAATCGAATATGGCTGGAGCGGGTGATTTTACAGCTTTGGATGCTGCAGTAAAAGAGCGTTTATATAAAGTTAAAGACCGTGTTCAAATAAGTAATGCTGGAAAAACACCAACACCATTATCCTTTTATTTATCGAAAGGGCACAAGACAAAATATGGTTTTGAAGAAGCTTTTGGTCCAGAATTAATGATTGGAACTGTACTGGCTGAAAAATTCCCAAAAGAAAAGTTTTTACTAATCAAAACAGCGCAAGGTGGAACTGCCTTATACGGAGCTTGGAATCCCGATTGGACTGCCGAAAAAACGGATGAAGTAGAAGCAGAGGGTTTCAAAAGAGACTTAAAATTATATGCTAACTTTATTGATGACGTCAAGCAAAATATAAAAAGAATCGAAAGTCAAGGCAATACTTATAAAATTATCGGAATGGGATGGATGCAAGGTGAAAATGATGCTGCCAAAGAAGTTTCGGCTTTGAGTTATGAAACTAATTTGGTCAATCTGATCAACCGTGTTCGTACTGATTTGAATGTAAAAGACATGCCTTTTGTGTTGGGACAAATCAATTCACACTACGGAAATTTTCCTGCTGGACCAGAAACCGTTCGTACAGCACAATTGAATAGCAACAAGCTTTTGAAAAAAGTAGTGACTATAAAAACAATAGCTGATAAACCTTTTGATGATTACCCAAAACATTCGGATAATGTGCATTACAATGCCGAAGGACAATACCGATTAGGGAATGCTTTTGCAGAAGCATTACTAAAATTACAATAA
- a CDS encoding sulfatase → MKKLFLIAIISFLGFGQITLAQEKITKRPNILFAIADDAGWKHFSAYGCKWVKTPAFDQVAKNGVLFNNAYTPNGKCAPSRSCIITGRNSWQLEEAANHSPDFPTKFKTYSDVLAENGFFVGFTGKGWGPGNQGQINGKDRDLTGPEYNEFKLKPPTKGIANIDYTKNFEAFLKARPKGEPFCFWYGGKEPHRAYEFRSGAKVGGKTIDEINEVPAFWPDNEDVRNDMLDYAFEVEYFDKHLQNMLNKLQEMGELENTIVIVTSDNGMPFPRVKGQVYEYSNHMPLAIMWPNGIKSPGRVVDDLVSFIDFAPTYMELAGISQKKSGMEKLSGKSLTDILFSNKSGIVNKKRNYQLVGKERHDVGRPNDEGYPVRGIIKNGYLYLHNFKIDRWPVGNPELGYLNCDSSPTKTAVLESRRKDGIMKFWDLNFGKRGDYELYDIKKDPYCVTNLASEGQYSKLLAKMNKELTKRLIKEHDPRIVGKGDVFDHYKYFGDNQNLYNDYMSGKLKDPKRINQEDVDMDMMDKK, encoded by the coding sequence ATGAAAAAACTATTTTTAATTGCAATCATTTCTTTTCTTGGTTTTGGTCAAATCACTTTGGCTCAAGAAAAAATAACCAAGAGACCTAATATTTTATTTGCAATTGCAGATGATGCAGGTTGGAAACACTTTAGCGCTTACGGATGCAAATGGGTAAAAACTCCAGCATTCGATCAAGTAGCTAAAAACGGTGTTTTATTCAATAATGCCTATACTCCAAATGGAAAATGTGCGCCATCACGCTCTTGTATTATCACAGGACGTAACAGCTGGCAGCTAGAAGAAGCAGCAAACCATTCTCCAGATTTCCCAACAAAATTCAAAACCTATTCGGATGTTTTGGCTGAAAACGGATTTTTTGTCGGTTTTACAGGCAAAGGTTGGGGCCCAGGAAACCAAGGACAAATCAACGGGAAAGACCGCGATTTGACAGGGCCTGAGTACAATGAATTTAAATTGAAACCACCTACTAAAGGAATTGCAAATATAGATTACACCAAAAATTTTGAAGCTTTCTTGAAAGCGAGACCAAAAGGGGAGCCATTTTGTTTTTGGTACGGAGGTAAAGAACCACACCGTGCTTACGAATTTCGTTCGGGTGCTAAGGTTGGAGGGAAAACCATTGACGAAATCAATGAAGTGCCTGCCTTTTGGCCTGATAATGAAGACGTACGTAATGATATGTTGGACTACGCTTTTGAAGTTGAATATTTTGATAAACATCTTCAAAATATGTTGAACAAATTACAAGAAATGGGTGAACTTGAAAACACAATCGTAATCGTAACTTCAGACAACGGTATGCCTTTTCCACGTGTAAAAGGACAGGTTTATGAATATTCAAACCACATGCCACTAGCAATTATGTGGCCAAACGGAATTAAAAGTCCGGGTCGTGTAGTAGATGATTTGGTGAGTTTTATTGATTTTGCTCCAACGTATATGGAATTGGCAGGAATTTCTCAGAAGAAATCTGGAATGGAAAAATTGTCAGGTAAAAGTTTGACTGATATTTTATTTTCGAATAAATCAGGAATAGTAAACAAAAAACGTAATTACCAATTGGTAGGGAAAGAACGTCATGATGTAGGAAGACCTAATGACGAAGGTTATCCAGTGCGCGGAATTATCAAAAACGGTTATTTATACTTACACAATTTTAAAATTGACAGATGGCCAGTTGGGAATCCAGAATTGGGGTATTTGAATTGTGATTCGAGTCCAACAAAAACAGCTGTTTTGGAGTCTCGAAGAAAAGACGGAATCATGAAATTTTGGGATTTGAATTTTGGTAAGCGAGGTGATTATGAATTGTATGACATCAAGAAAGATCCTTATTGTGTCACTAACTTAGCCTCAGAAGGACAATATTCAAAATTGTTGGCGAAGATGAACAAAGAATTGACCAAGAGATTAATCAAAGAGCATGACCCAAGAATTGTAGGTAAAGGGGATGTTTTTGATCATTATAAATATTTTGGTGACAACCAAAATTTATATAATGATTATATGAGTGGGAAATTAAAAGATCCAAAAAGAATCAATCAAGAAGATGTTGATATGGATATGATGGATAAAAAATAA
- a CDS encoding alpha/beta hydrolase: protein MKKTYCTLSLIFSFFCMMGQNKIIKLYKDVVPNSKVATDYKESAETGTDGNIRIKNITDPEMLVFYPKKNKANGTAVLICPGGGYGIVSMTNEGYSIAEKLNENGITAFILKYRLPSDQIMIDKTIGPLQDAQQALKMIRENASEHHVDGTKVGIMGFSAGGHLASTAGTHFNQVVIDNPKNTSLRPDFMVLVYPVISFGEFQHKGTRTHLIGNSPSDDLVKLYSNELQVTNETPITFLAHAADDKAVPYQNSMLFYSKLIQEGVKGELHIYQAGGHGFGLNNKTTKASWFDSMITWLEGNKMIP, encoded by the coding sequence ATGAAAAAAACATACTGTACTTTATCATTGATATTTTCGTTTTTTTGCATGATGGGACAAAACAAAATAATAAAATTGTATAAGGACGTTGTCCCAAATAGCAAAGTAGCTACCGATTATAAGGAAAGCGCTGAAACTGGAACAGATGGAAATATTCGAATAAAAAACATCACCGATCCCGAAATGTTAGTGTTTTATCCCAAGAAGAATAAAGCTAACGGAACAGCAGTATTGATTTGCCCTGGAGGTGGATACGGAATTGTTTCGATGACAAACGAAGGATATTCGATAGCAGAAAAACTAAATGAAAACGGAATAACCGCTTTTATCTTAAAATACCGTTTGCCATCTGACCAAATTATGATTGATAAAACAATTGGTCCTTTGCAAGATGCACAACAAGCACTAAAAATGATTCGTGAAAACGCTTCGGAACATCATGTTGATGGCACAAAAGTGGGAATTATGGGCTTCTCGGCAGGAGGACATCTGGCTTCTACGGCAGGAACACATTTCAATCAAGTGGTGATAGATAATCCTAAGAATACCAGTTTACGACCAGACTTTATGGTTTTGGTTTATCCTGTAATTTCTTTTGGTGAATTTCAACATAAAGGAACTAGAACTCACCTTATTGGAAACAGTCCATCTGATGATTTGGTGAAATTATATTCGAATGAGTTGCAGGTTACCAACGAAACTCCAATAACGTTTCTAGCTCATGCTGCAGATGATAAAGCGGTTCCTTATCAAAATAGTATGTTGTTTTATTCCAAATTAATTCAAGAAGGAGTTAAGGGTGAATTGCATATTTACCAAGCAGGCGGTCATGGCTTTGGATTGAATAATAAAACGACTAAAGCTTCTTGGTTTGACTCGATGATTACTTGGCTTGAAGGAAATAAGATGATTCCGTAG
- a CDS encoding sialate O-acetylesterase codes for MKKIFFVQFILFVCCLPMYSQTKLAEIFGDNMVLQQNSDVAVWGIDRPNTSISIQSSWGQVAKTTSDKKGHWQVKIKTIKAGGPYLLNVTGSQKIVLKDVLLGEVWLCSGQSNMEMPMKGFTGQPINNSNDFILKSANSQLRYFDVKRQLGVEPIDKIAGGKWEIASPATTPNVSAVAYFYGKILQETLKVPVGLICSSWGGTPAEGWTSKETLASNFPDMNLAVTKGNLNQGSPSGLYNGMIHPLLPFGIKGVIWYQGENNKNRYQNYEKLFSAMIGNWRTAFQQADMPFYFVQIAPYIYSKEINSAFLRETQLKTMLNTKNTGMAVSLDAGEEHSIHPAEKQKIGERLAYWSLAKTYKMNGIEFSGPVYKSMGIKEGKVYLAFDYAQNGLFSPSRDIENFEIAGENKVFYPAKAKIVKGNLEVWSETITKPVAVRYAWNNFLTASLFNTAGLPASSFRTDNWEK; via the coding sequence ATGAAAAAAATATTTTTTGTTCAATTTATATTATTCGTTTGTTGTTTGCCAATGTATAGTCAAACAAAATTAGCTGAAATATTTGGTGATAATATGGTATTACAACAAAATTCAGATGTGGCCGTATGGGGGATTGATAGACCCAATACTTCTATTTCGATCCAATCTAGTTGGGGACAAGTAGCTAAAACTACTTCAGACAAAAAGGGACATTGGCAGGTAAAGATTAAAACGATAAAAGCAGGTGGGCCTTATTTGTTAAACGTTACTGGGTCTCAAAAAATAGTTTTAAAAGATGTTTTGTTGGGTGAAGTTTGGTTGTGCTCTGGTCAATCTAATATGGAGATGCCAATGAAAGGTTTCACTGGACAACCGATTAATAATAGCAATGATTTTATTCTAAAAAGTGCCAATTCGCAATTGCGTTATTTTGATGTAAAAAGACAATTGGGTGTTGAGCCAATAGATAAAATAGCCGGAGGGAAATGGGAAATAGCATCGCCTGCAACGACACCAAATGTAAGTGCCGTAGCCTATTTTTATGGAAAGATACTTCAAGAAACCCTAAAAGTCCCTGTAGGATTGATTTGTAGTAGTTGGGGAGGAACGCCTGCGGAAGGTTGGACTTCAAAGGAAACACTTGCTAGTAATTTTCCAGACATGAATCTTGCAGTGACTAAGGGAAATTTAAATCAAGGTTCACCATCTGGATTATACAACGGAATGATTCATCCTTTGCTACCTTTTGGGATCAAAGGGGTGATCTGGTATCAAGGTGAAAACAACAAAAATAGATATCAAAATTACGAGAAATTATTTTCGGCTATGATTGGCAATTGGAGAACGGCATTCCAGCAAGCAGATATGCCATTTTATTTTGTGCAAATAGCTCCCTACATTTATTCGAAAGAAATTAATTCAGCTTTTTTGAGAGAAACTCAGTTGAAAACGATGTTGAATACTAAGAATACGGGTATGGCAGTAAGCTTGGATGCTGGTGAAGAACACAGCATACATCCCGCCGAAAAACAGAAAATAGGAGAACGATTGGCTTATTGGTCATTGGCCAAGACCTATAAAATGAATGGAATTGAATTTTCAGGACCTGTTTACAAGAGTATGGGGATTAAGGAGGGAAAAGTTTACTTAGCTTTTGATTACGCACAAAACGGATTGTTTTCACCTTCTAGAGATATTGAGAATTTTGAAATAGCAGGAGAAAATAAAGTTTTTTATCCTGCAAAAGCAAAGATCGTCAAAGGGAATTTAGAAGTATGGAGCGAGACCATTACAAAACCAGTAGCAGTGCGTTATGCTTGGAATAACTTCCTTACAGCAAGTTTATTTAATACGGCAGGACTACCTGCTTCTTCGTTTAGAACAGATAATTGGGAGAAATAA